A genomic stretch from Moraxella nasicaprae includes:
- the fghA gene encoding S-formylglutathione hydrolase — MQHLQTHRIFNGEQQIWQHFSGSLNCEMKFAIYLPDTAKNQKLPVLYWLSGLTCTEQNFITKSGYQRYADEHNVIVVAPDTSPRGEGVADDTAYDLGQGAGFYLNATQGEWAKHYQMYDYIAKELPTLINQHFPINGKQSIFGHSMGGHGALTIAFKNLEHYQSVSAFSPITAPTQVAWGQKAFTAYLGDGKQAWADYDSVALLEKHHLAIKQKNLPILIEQGDKDEFLHTQLKPELFCQMADKLGINYQYDLQAGFDHSYYFIASFIEKHIAFHAKYLK; from the coding sequence ATGCAACACCTACAAACCCACCGCATTTTCAACGGCGAACAACAAATCTGGCAACATTTTTCAGGCAGCCTAAATTGTGAAATGAAATTTGCCATTTATCTACCCGACACCGCCAAAAACCAAAAATTGCCTGTACTCTACTGGCTATCAGGCTTAACCTGCACCGAGCAAAATTTCATCACCAAATCAGGCTATCAACGCTATGCCGATGAGCATAATGTCATCGTTGTCGCCCCTGACACATCGCCACGAGGCGAAGGCGTGGCGGACGATACGGCTTATGATTTGGGGCAGGGGGCAGGATTTTATCTGAACGCCACACAGGGTGAGTGGGCAAAACATTATCAAATGTACGATTATATTGCCAAAGAATTGCCGACTTTGATTAACCAGCATTTTCCCATCAATGGCAAACAATCCATTTTTGGGCATTCAATGGGCGGACACGGTGCTTTGACCATTGCCTTTAAAAATTTGGAGCATTATCAAAGCGTTTCGGCATTTTCGCCCATCACTGCACCGACACAAGTTGCTTGGGGACAAAAGGCATTTACCGCTTATTTGGGCGATGGCAAACAGGCGTGGGCGGATTATGACAGCGTGGCGTTATTAGAAAAACATCATCTTGCGATTAAACAAAAAAATCTACCCATTTTGATTGAACAGGGCGATAAAGATGAGTTTTTGCACACGCAATTAAAGCCAGAATTATTTTGTCAAATGGCAGATAAATTGGGCATCAATTATCAATATGATTTACAGGCAGGCTTTGACCATTCTTATTATTTTATTGCCAGTTTTATTGAAAAGCACATTGCTTTTCACGCGAAGTATTTAAAATGA
- a CDS encoding DEAD/DEAH box helicase family protein, with translation MSLNDIICNPDFLLVNYQEKRNANLLISLITGSINDIKGVALDEPKDLLENIKKKIVLFDGQQTKFIHHPTNEFMTKIQGLSGTGKTELLLHKLIEFYTEDKESRILFTCHNKILAKNLQDRIPKFFNFMKVEEQIEWNKRLWCMHAWGSRNAPHTGTLSYICNFYNIPFQTFSQVVSFDIACKNAVNEINNNRDNVNKDKPFDYIIIDESQDFPDSFFELCKLVAGKKIYIAGDIFQSIFDDPKKDEIDADFLLNRCYRTDPRTLMFSHGLGMNLFEDGK, from the coding sequence TTGTCTTTAAATGATATTATTTGTAATCCCGACTTCTTATTGGTTAATTACCAAGAAAAGAGAAATGCTAATTTACTTATCTCTTTGATTACAGGTAGTATTAATGATATTAAAGGTGTTGCATTAGATGAACCAAAAGATTTATTAGAAAATATCAAGAAGAAAATTGTCTTGTTTGATGGTCAGCAAACTAAATTTATTCATCATCCAACAAATGAGTTTATGACAAAAATACAAGGCTTGTCAGGAACGGGAAAAACTGAATTATTATTACATAAATTAATTGAATTTTATACTGAAGATAAAGAGTCTAGAATTCTATTTACTTGCCACAATAAAATTCTAGCTAAAAATTTGCAAGATAGAATCCCAAAATTTTTTAATTTTATGAAAGTGGAAGAACAAATTGAATGGAATAAAAGATTATGGTGTATGCATGCTTGGGGCTCAAGAAATGCACCACATACTGGTACACTTAGCTATATTTGTAATTTTTACAATATACCATTCCAAACCTTTTCACAAGTTGTTTCATTTGATATTGCTTGTAAGAATGCAGTTAATGAGATTAATAATAATCGGGATAATGTTAATAAGGATAAACCTTTTGATTACATCATTATTGATGAAAGTCAGGACTTTCCTGATAGTTTTTTTGAATTGTGCAAATTAGTGGCTGGGAAAAAAATTTATATTGCTGGAGATATTTTTCAAAGTATTTTCGATGATCCTAAAAAAGATGAAATAGATGCGGATTTTTTATTGAATAGATGCTATAGAACAGATCCTAGAACGCTTATGTTTAGTCATGGTTTGGGGATGAATTTATTTGAAGATGGAAAGTAA
- a CDS encoding ATP-binding domain-containing protein, with protein MTNTNNIKGLEYPFVIVVCNNISNSYLIRNSLYMSLTRSFLESYLVSYDNDLEKINNLKNSLNYINSERKMRCPIPSKEHQQEIQIKLKNYYQDFNAMEYAYDLSMNFPEKFQSVSFGLMKDQIDNNGKITKEDLDGYFNDLKKVMK; from the coding sequence ATTACAAATACCAACAATATCAAAGGTCTAGAATATCCATTTGTAATTGTTGTGTGCAATAATATTTCCAATAGTTATCTTATTAGAAATAGTCTTTATATGTCTCTTACTCGTTCATTTTTAGAATCTTATCTTGTTTCATACGACAATGATTTAGAAAAGATTAATAATCTGAAAAATAGTTTAAACTATATTAATAGCGAGAGAAAGATGAGATGTCCTATCCCTAGCAAAGAACATCAACAAGAAATACAAATAAAATTGAAAAATTATTATCAAGATTTTAATGCTATGGAGTATGCTTATGATCTATCAATGAATTTTCCAGAAAAATTTCAAAGTGTATCTTTTGGTTTAATGAAAGATCAAATTGATAATAATGGAAAAATTACTAAAGAAGACCTTGATGGGTATTTTAATGATTTAAAAAAGGTTATGAAATAA
- a CDS encoding GlxA family transcriptional regulator, with product MTFHNTPPILTLYAQNGCNDFVFNIPFSVFQAPYQGKKLFDFQVVSDNGKAIRTELGATITPHGNLDLMDNADIIVLAGWVGDKPSRAFTQKLQTAHQNGKKIIALCYGTFGLAFADILTDKTVVTHWAGEHTFKQQFPHIKLDNNKLYLDDGNILTSAGAYAGMDCCLYFIRTLYGASVANDLARLFVSAPHREGGQAQFSQLSIVNHTKDSKINELLQFLSDNLDKTHTLDDLADKVHLSKRSFNRYFKNATNMTLTQWLTAKRLSVVQELLESSDESIERIAQKSGFGSASHLREKFKERFGVSPQVWRRGFGSG from the coding sequence ATGACTTTCCACAATACACCCCCAATCCTCACCCTCTACGCCCAAAATGGCTGTAATGATTTTGTATTTAATATTCCGTTTAGCGTCTTTCAAGCACCCTATCAGGGCAAAAAGCTCTTTGATTTTCAAGTCGTGAGCGATAATGGCAAAGCCATTCGTACAGAATTGGGGGCAACAATCACGCCACACGGCAATTTGGATTTAATGGACAATGCCGATATCATCGTCCTTGCAGGTTGGGTGGGCGACAAACCAAGCCGTGCCTTTACCCAAAAATTACAAACCGCCCATCAAAATGGCAAAAAAATCATTGCCTTATGCTATGGGACTTTTGGTCTTGCCTTTGCTGATATTTTGACGGATAAAACAGTCGTTACCCATTGGGCAGGCGAACATACCTTTAAACAACAATTTCCCCACATCAAGCTTGATAACAACAAACTCTATCTTGATGATGGCAATATTTTGACCTCCGCAGGGGCGTATGCAGGTATGGACTGCTGTCTGTATTTTATCCGTACGCTTTATGGGGCAAGTGTTGCCAATGATTTGGCACGACTGTTTGTCTCTGCACCACACCGTGAAGGCGGTCAGGCACAGTTTAGCCAGCTTAGTATCGTCAATCACACCAAAGATAGTAAAATCAATGAATTACTGCAATTTTTAAGCGATAATTTGGATAAAACACATACATTGGACGATTTGGCTGATAAAGTGCATTTATCCAAAAGAAGTTTTAATCGCTATTTTAAAAATGCCACCAATATGACCTTGACCCAGTGGCTGACCGCCAAACGGCTGTCTGTGGTGCAAGAATTATTAGAAAGCTCTGATGAGAGCATTGAGAGAATTGCCCAAAAATCAGGCTTTGGTAGTGCCAGTCATTTGCGAGAGAAGTTTAAGGAGCGGTTTGGGGTAAGTCCGCAGGTGTGGCGGAGGGGGTTTGGGAGTGGTTGA
- a CDS encoding WG repeat-containing protein — MPINARILPFYFGGKGGIINPYFSQGNKMKFPFLKKLSYFLAMLPPFLFSQNSHADTCKRPPNKHKLDYISCPYEGFSRAEKGNKSGFVDLSGNLVIPLIYDDANLFSDGLAKVEKDGKTFFINYQGDIAIHIPNNIEVIGEFKEGFVVVKQNAKIGFMDKIGQIIIDFQYDNASDFREGLAVVVMNNKNGFIDKTGKLVIPFKYDETTKFFNGVASVRVGNKWGAINNQGELVIPMIFDFISDFKDSETTDAKLNGEWIKIDKQGNIIKENTELRDFDKGIRHQKILEILNKKQ; from the coding sequence TTGCCAATCAACGCAAGGATTTTGCCATTTTATTTTGGTGGGAAAGGTGGTATAATAAATCCATATTTTTCACAAGGAAACAAAATGAAATTTCCATTTCTTAAAAAACTCTCCTATTTTTTAGCAATGTTACCACCTTTTTTATTCTCACAAAATAGCCACGCCGATACCTGCAAACGACCACCAAATAAACATAAACTTGATTATATTTCTTGTCCTTATGAAGGATTTTCACGTGCTGAAAAAGGCAACAAATCAGGATTTGTGGATTTGTCTGGCAATCTTGTCATTCCTTTAATTTATGATGATGCGAATTTATTTAGCGATGGTTTGGCTAAGGTTGAAAAAGATGGAAAAACTTTTTTTATCAATTATCAAGGCGATATTGCCATTCACATTCCTAATAACATAGAAGTGATTGGTGAATTTAAAGAAGGATTTGTGGTTGTTAAGCAAAATGCCAAAATTGGCTTTATGGATAAAATAGGTCAAATTATCATTGATTTTCAATATGATAATGCGTCAGACTTTCGGGAGGGCTTGGCGGTTGTTGTGATGAATAATAAAAACGGATTTATTGATAAAACAGGAAAATTAGTAATTCCTTTTAAGTATGATGAAACAACCAAATTTTTTAATGGCGTTGCCAGCGTAAGAGTTGGTAATAAGTGGGGAGCAATCAATAATCAAGGCGAGCTTGTCATTCCGATGATTTTTGATTTTATCAGCGATTTTAAAGATAGTGAAACAACGGACGCTAAATTAAATGGCGAATGGATTAAAATTGACAAACAAGGCAATATTATCAAAGAAAATACAGAATTGCGAGATTTTGATAAAGGCATTCGCCATCAAAAAATTCTTGAAATTTTAAATAAAAAACAATGA
- a CDS encoding MBL fold metallo-hydrolase, which produces MEYAGQTFLVDPFFAKKGSMAGFEGTFNSHLRSPLVELPMPVSEIIKGVDAVIVTHTHEDHWDETAQKAIPKHLPIFTQNEDDAKLIRSQGFQNVQVLHEKLTFNGVELHKTGGSHGTEAMYANPTFAKILGEAMGVVIKKDGHKTAYIVGDTVWTADVNKALHKYQPEFVVMNTGYARINGIADSIIMGTADVLKASQIAPNAKLITVHMDTTNHNGVSREDMRKFVIGEKLTDKVIIPAYGQVIELK; this is translated from the coding sequence ATTGAATATGCTGGGCAGACCTTTTTGGTTGATCCATTTTTTGCCAAAAAAGGCTCTATGGCAGGCTTTGAAGGCACATTTAACAGCCATTTACGCTCGCCTTTGGTGGAATTGCCAATGCCTGTGAGTGAGATTATCAAAGGCGTGGATGCCGTGATTGTTACCCACACCCACGAAGACCATTGGGACGAAACTGCCCAAAAAGCCATTCCAAAGCATTTGCCGATTTTTACCCAAAATGAAGACGATGCCAAACTGATTCGCTCACAAGGCTTTCAAAATGTACAAGTATTGCACGAAAAATTAACCTTTAATGGCGTAGAACTTCACAAAACAGGCGGCAGCCACGGCACGGAAGCGATGTACGCCAATCCAACCTTTGCCAAAATTTTGGGCGAGGCGATGGGTGTGGTCATCAAAAAAGACGGACACAAAACCGCCTATATCGTGGGCGATACGGTGTGGACGGCAGATGTGAATAAGGCTTTGCACAAATATCAGCCTGAATTTGTGGTAATGAACACAGGCTATGCTCGCATTAACGGCATTGCCGACAGCATTATTATGGGGACGGCAGATGTATTAAAGGCAAGCCAAATCGCCCCAAACGCCAAGCTCATCACCGTGCATATGGACACCACCAATCATAATGGAGTGAGTCGTGAAGATATGCGTAAATTTGTGATTGGCGAGAAACTTACCGATAAAGTCATCATTCCTGCTTACGGTCAAGTGATTGAATTAAAATAA
- a CDS encoding isochorismatase family protein produces MKTALLIIDVQNEYFTSADGKFDQFNVDKIAQEIADYAQKASDNGQLVIGVQHLMAEDYPLFAKGSAGAELHSSMAGILADKPLVQKAHADSFLNTNLLEILKQHGIEQIDICGIMTQNCVTHTALSPFAKDYKIRVLSNLCTAPTELIHQIALGALADREWIEVV; encoded by the coding sequence ATGAAAACCGCTCTTTTAATCATTGATGTACAAAACGAATACTTTACCTCAGCAGACGGCAAATTTGACCAATTTAATGTGGACAAAATCGCCCAAGAGATTGCCGATTATGCCCAAAAAGCAAGCGATAACGGACAGCTTGTCATCGGCGTTCAGCACCTGATGGCAGAGGATTATCCGTTATTTGCCAAAGGCTCGGCAGGGGCAGAGCTTCACTCGTCAATGGCAGGGATTTTGGCGGACAAGCCATTGGTACAAAAAGCCCACGCCGACAGTTTTTTAAACACCAATCTGCTTGAGATTTTAAAACAACACGGCATTGAACAAATTGACATCTGCGGGATTATGACTCAAAACTGCGTAACCCACACCGCACTATCGCCCTTTGCCAAAGATTATAAAATCCGTGTGTTATCCAACCTTTGCACCGCTCCGACTGAGTTAATCCACCAAATCGCCTTAGGGGCATTGGCAGATAGAGAGTGGATTGAGGTGGTCTAA
- a CDS encoding MarR family winged helix-turn-helix transcriptional regulator — protein MKRLQSAGYLMNHIARQFAILLHEGLKPLGISPAQFPILLSLWETDGLSQNELVEIADVAQATIANTLARMERDGLIERRENPKDARSRLIFLTDHAKALQASATHIAQNINMGALSVLDDEEKHAFLLMLNKVLAKQKEMIQKG, from the coding sequence ATGAAACGCTTACAATCTGCTGGCTATTTGATGAACCACATTGCCCGCCAATTTGCCATTTTGCTACACGAAGGTTTAAAGCCTTTGGGGATTAGCCCTGCCCAATTTCCCATTTTGTTAAGCCTTTGGGAAACGGACGGTTTAAGCCAAAATGAACTGGTGGAGATTGCCGATGTCGCCCAAGCCACCATTGCCAACACTTTGGCACGAATGGAGCGAGACGGGCTGATTGAACGGCGTGAAAACCCCAAAGATGCCAGAAGCCGTTTGATTTTTTTGACCGACCACGCCAAAGCCTTGCAAGCGTCCGCCACCCACATCGCCCAAAACATCAATATGGGGGCGTTGTCGGTGCTTGATGATGAGGAGAAACACGCCTTTTTGCTGATGTTAAATAAGGTGCTGGCAAAGCAAAAAGAGATGATACAGAAAGGATAG
- a CDS encoding antibiotic biosynthesis monooxygenase family protein — protein sequence MKSLKKCVAVIGTLAMAGVLSACQMAGKSPQNPPNSVVLINAFEVPKGKEAEALASWQKSADFLKAQDGYISTRLHQNLDPNGKFHLVNVAVWRSAEDFRRATAKMRETMPDNQVEGVKFTPSLFRVIRSD from the coding sequence ATGAAATCTTTAAAAAAATGTGTTGCCGTGATTGGCACTTTGGCAATGGCAGGGGTGCTTAGTGCCTGTCAAATGGCGGGCAAAAGCCCCCAAAATCCGCCCAATAGTGTGGTGCTGATTAACGCTTTTGAAGTGCCAAAAGGCAAAGAAGCCGAAGCGTTGGCATCTTGGCAAAAATCGGCAGATTTTTTGAAAGCCCAAGACGGCTACATCAGCACCCGTTTGCACCAAAACCTTGACCCCAATGGAAAATTTCATTTGGTAAATGTGGCGGTATGGCGTTCGGCAGAGGATTTTCGGCGAGCAACCGCCAAAATGCGTGAAACAATGCCTGACAATCAGGTAGAAGGCGTGAAATTTACGCCCAGCTTGTTTAGAGTGATTAGAAGTGATTGA
- a CDS encoding ABC transporter ATP-binding protein yields the protein MTTPIICLDQLCVQTHLGQTLVEPISLTLHQGEALTILGETGSGKSLLAQAIMGALPEGLHAQGKIFYLDKIASTKQLQTLWGSTMAMLAQEPTRSLDPTMALFGQVFESHYLVAHQPKHLAKDNTTRLLHTLGLSNFDQHYLHQLSGGMAQRGAFAMAMAGGAKIFIADEPTKGLDNHNRQIVIDLLRQIVLDGGTLLTITHDIEVATALSNTPNATIMVMKKGQLLEQGDAKTLLAKPASEYAQALIDAAPSRWHTKITSQATHTPSTPLVSLHQLTVSYGDRVLFDNLSLQINAGDIIGIIGASGIGKSTLGDVLCKLITPKAGDIIWHQQPKREQLLKLYQDPPTAFAAHLPLRTLFDDVMNRHQVDKSRLMPLMNALKLDANLLDRKADSVSGGELQRLAIVRALLLNPMLLFADESTSRLDPITQQQTMDLLVEQCRANGCALLIVSHDHDLVKFYCSQVIDLSNYLPQ from the coding sequence ATGACCACACCCATCATCTGCCTAGACCAGCTTTGCGTCCAAACACACTTGGGACAAACACTGGTCGAACCCATCAGCCTAACCCTACATCAAGGAGAGGCCCTGACCATCTTGGGAGAGACAGGCTCTGGTAAAAGCCTACTTGCCCAAGCCATCATGGGAGCATTACCAGAGGGTCTGCACGCCCAAGGTAAGATTTTTTATTTGGACAAAATCGCCAGCACCAAACAATTACAAACGCTATGGGGTAGCACGATGGCAATGCTCGCCCAAGAACCCACTCGTAGCCTAGACCCAACGATGGCCTTGTTTGGACAAGTGTTTGAAAGCCATTATTTGGTTGCTCACCAACCCAAACATCTTGCCAAGGACAACACTACTCGCCTGCTACACACGCTTGGACTGAGCAACTTTGACCAGCACTATCTGCACCAACTGTCAGGTGGCATGGCACAGCGTGGTGCATTTGCCATGGCGATGGCTGGCGGTGCCAAAATATTCATCGCTGACGAGCCGACTAAGGGTCTGGATAATCACAACCGCCAAATCGTCATTGATCTGTTGCGTCAGATTGTGTTGGACGGTGGTACTTTGCTGACCATCACGCATGACATCGAAGTGGCAACCGCCCTATCCAACACGCCCAACGCAACCATCATGGTCATGAAAAAAGGTCAGCTATTAGAACAAGGCGATGCCAAAACCCTACTGGCTAAGCCAGCCTCCGAATACGCCCAAGCACTCATTGATGCCGCACCAAGTCGCTGGCACACCAAAATCACCTCCCAAGCAACCCATACCCCCAGCACGCCTTTGGTCAGTCTTCATCAGCTGACCGTCTCTTATGGCGATAGAGTGTTATTTGACAATCTATCCTTGCAAATTAACGCTGGCGACATTATTGGTATCATTGGGGCAAGTGGTATTGGCAAAAGCACGCTTGGCGATGTGCTATGCAAACTCATCACACCAAAAGCAGGCGACATCATCTGGCATCAGCAACCAAAACGAGAACAGCTGCTCAAACTGTACCAAGACCCACCGACCGCCTTTGCAGCACATTTGCCACTTCGCACCTTGTTTGATGATGTGATGAATCGCCACCAAGTGGATAAAAGTCGCCTGATGCCATTGATGAATGCTCTAAAACTTGATGCCAACCTGCTAGACCGCAAGGCGGACAGCGTCTCTGGTGGCGAATTGCAACGCCTCGCCATCGTGCGAGCTTTGCTGCTCAATCCCATGCTCCTATTTGCTGATGAGTCCACTTCACGACTCGACCCCATCACTCAGCAGCAGACAATGGATTTATTGGTCGAGCAATGTCGTGCCAATGGTTGTGCCTTACTCATCGTCAGCCATGACCATGATTTGGTTAAATTTTATTGCAGTCAAGTGATAGATTTATCAAACTATCTACCCCAATGA
- a CDS encoding ABC transporter permease yields MKHLLGFRTLSGTQCIGLLILIILVGFAYLQPWYYPMDNATQNLNNLLQNPNQTHWFGTDHFGRDMLSRIAAAIRLSFGMALMSVSVSLFFGLLCGIIASLGGVYDKVFNLICDIVMALPGLLFILLFAAIAPNSFWALYLGIALVMWVEFFKMARAISLSLSQSKEVEASYLMDFGLLYRIRRHYLPKILPMLLPLAAYGAGNAVLALATLGFINVGLRPPTAELGLMMTELFPHYYEAPLIFIQPIIATCLLVLSFQLLSGQAK; encoded by the coding sequence ATGAAACATCTTCTTGGATTTCGCACTTTGTCTGGCACTCAATGTATTGGACTGCTGATTTTGATTATTCTGGTTGGTTTTGCCTATTTGCAACCTTGGTATTATCCAATGGATAATGCCACCCAAAATCTAAATAACCTACTACAAAATCCCAATCAAACTCATTGGTTTGGCACAGATCATTTTGGGCGAGATATGCTCTCTCGCATCGCTGCCGCCATTCGTTTGTCATTTGGCATGGCATTGATGAGTGTGAGTGTATCGCTGTTTTTTGGATTATTATGTGGCATCATTGCCAGCCTTGGTGGCGTGTATGACAAAGTGTTTAATCTTATTTGCGATATTGTGATGGCATTGCCAGGCTTATTATTCATCTTGTTATTTGCCGCCATCGCCCCAAACTCATTTTGGGCGTTGTATTTGGGCATTGCTTTGGTCATGTGGGTAGAATTTTTTAAGATGGCACGAGCCATTTCACTCAGCCTGAGCCAAAGTAAAGAAGTCGAAGCATCATACTTGATGGACTTTGGATTGCTTTATCGCATCAGACGCCACTACCTACCAAAAATCCTGCCAATGCTACTGCCGCTTGCCGCTTATGGTGCAGGTAATGCAGTGCTTGCATTGGCAACGCTTGGTTTTATCAATGTAGGACTTCGTCCGCCAACCGCTGAGCTTGGGTTGATGATGACCGAGCTATTTCCTCATTATTATGAAGCACCGCTGATTTTTATACAGCCAATCATTGCCACTTGCCTATTGGTGCTTAGCTTTCAATTATTATCAGGACAAGCCAAATGA
- a CDS encoding ABC transporter permease encodes MGQMLLKRLIQLGLVIWSVGTLTFVLTYSLPGDMAYRIAASRYGYDQTNAAAAELVRHELGLDGSWWQAYLDWFVDLFQLNLGNSLVSGEAVWTEISHQFGYTLNLALVALAIAIIIAPPLGLWLAQKPNGACDRISLLLSVIIRCLPVFIIGIGLITLFSVQLKWLPAAGYGTWQHFILPALTLAIGLIVVSVRVSRNAMVAIANTEYYQYAKLKGLSNWQTFWRHGLRNVAIPIIAYYSVQLIYLIEGVVIVESLFAWPGSGHALVHAIIARDIPIVQGTALVMGVLFVLLNLCVDMMNALIDPRIEHR; translated from the coding sequence ATGGGACAAATGTTGCTCAAACGCCTGATTCAGCTAGGTTTGGTCATTTGGTCGGTAGGTACGCTTACCTTTGTGCTGACTTACAGCCTACCTGGCGACATGGCGTATCGTATCGCCGCCAGTCGCTACGGCTATGACCAAACCAACGCTGCTGCTGCCGAGCTGGTACGCCATGAGCTTGGCTTAGATGGTTCTTGGTGGCAGGCTTATCTTGACTGGTTTGTTGATTTGTTTCAACTAAATCTAGGTAATTCTTTGGTCAGTGGTGAGGCGGTCTGGACTGAGATTTCTCATCAGTTTGGCTACACTTTAAATCTTGCCTTAGTGGCACTTGCCATTGCCATCATCATCGCCCCACCGCTAGGGCTATGGCTTGCCCAAAAGCCGAACGGGGCTTGCGATCGTATCAGCTTATTGCTAAGCGTCATCATTCGCTGCCTGCCAGTGTTCATCATTGGTATTGGGCTAATCACGCTATTTTCGGTACAATTAAAATGGCTACCAGCAGCAGGCTATGGCACTTGGCAACACTTTATCTTGCCTGCCTTAACCTTAGCAATCGGTCTGATTGTCGTGTCGGTCAGAGTCTCTCGCAACGCCATGGTTGCCATCGCCAATACCGAGTATTATCAGTACGCCAAGCTAAAAGGTCTATCCAACTGGCAGACCTTTTGGCGTCATGGGCTTCGTAATGTCGCCATTCCCATCATCGCCTATTATTCTGTGCAGCTCATCTATCTCATTGAGGGCGTGGTGATTGTCGAAAGTCTCTTTGCTTGGCCTGGTTCTGGGCATGCCTTAGTGCACGCCATCATCGCCAGAGACATTCCCATTGTTCAGGGTACAGCGTTGGTGATGGGTGTGCTGTTTGTTTTACTCAATCTGTGCGTGGATATGATGAACGCCTTGATTGACCCACGCATCGAACATAGGTAA